A part of Archangium lipolyticum genomic DNA contains:
- a CDS encoding dioxygenase family protein yields the protein MSTKTKSMTRRGLLGAMGLAVVALPLTRFLAWAKQPAKQVGKGWATGGTAAMTGASAYPNPFTSQVGAACKLTCEQVVGPCYGSTKVRKDISEGHAGLPVRLAFRILDETCKPVPGASVDIWHAGPEGVYSGDDQHPLCNPHDEKARAAHWFRGVQTTNDEGRVDFNTCFPGWYKSRTVHIHFTIRIAGTESVTSQLYFEDSLNDDILSTQALYNTRGVRDTRNSTDKTAAPDKQGDFVLQTRKMSDGALLAWKTFIVRSSTGIPLCDASSEHVKALMKSGVNPADPNTFPSEMLSPEN from the coding sequence ATGAGCACGAAAACAAAAAGCATGACGCGCCGGGGGCTGCTCGGCGCGATGGGTCTGGCGGTGGTGGCGCTTCCCCTTACCCGCTTCCTGGCGTGGGCGAAGCAACCCGCGAAGCAGGTGGGGAAGGGCTGGGCCACCGGAGGAACCGCCGCGATGACCGGCGCCAGTGCCTACCCCAATCCCTTCACTTCCCAGGTGGGAGCGGCGTGCAAGCTGACGTGCGAGCAGGTCGTGGGCCCCTGCTATGGGAGCACGAAGGTGCGCAAGGACATCAGCGAGGGTCACGCGGGGCTGCCCGTGCGGCTCGCGTTCCGGATATTGGATGAGACCTGCAAGCCCGTTCCGGGGGCGAGCGTGGATATCTGGCATGCCGGACCCGAGGGCGTCTATTCAGGCGACGATCAGCACCCGCTCTGCAATCCCCATGACGAGAAGGCGCGAGCCGCGCATTGGTTCCGGGGTGTGCAGACAACGAACGACGAGGGCCGGGTGGATTTCAATACCTGCTTTCCTGGCTGGTACAAGAGCCGGACCGTGCATATCCATTTCACCATCAGGATCGCGGGCACCGAGAGCGTGACGTCTCAACTCTACTTCGAGGACTCGCTCAACGACGACATCCTGAGCACCCAGGCGCTCTACAACACGCGTGGCGTACGCGACACGCGCAACTCAACCGACAAGACGGCGGCACCCGACAAACAGGGTGACTTCGTGCTCCAAACCCGGAAGATGTCGGATGGTGCGCTGCTGGCCTGGAAGACATTCATCGTCCGCTCCTCGACGGGCATTCCCTTGTGCGATGCCAGCAGCGAACACGTCAAGGCGTTGATGAAGTCGGGCGTCAATCCCGCGGACCCAAACACCTTCCCCTCCGAAATGCTCTCCCCGGAGAATTGA
- a CDS encoding LysR family transcriptional regulator, whose product MIGNLTLDQLRVLVTIADTGSFSAAGRKLRRAQSAISQAVATLEDMQGVLLFDRSGHRPQLTEIGRVLVEQARLVLASATRFEAVAASTRAGLEPELALAIDPLVPTAPLIESLRALSGTFPALPVSFSTEGLGGSLRRLRNGSAALAICLLLPAVPDDIVAYPLLRIGLLPVAAPAHPLASLGRSATRADLEPHVQLVLTDPVEPGGENYGLLSARLWRFVDLGRRLDFLLAGFGWCRMPEHLVAEPIAAGRLTLLHIDQDTTPRDGLTIYAAHRRDRMLGPAGRWLLEDLRRRLEIERAPGARPEARHR is encoded by the coding sequence ATGATTGGTAACCTCACTCTGGATCAACTGCGTGTCCTCGTGACGATTGCCGACACGGGCAGCTTTTCCGCTGCTGGCCGCAAGCTCCGCCGTGCGCAATCGGCGATCAGCCAGGCCGTGGCGACGCTCGAGGACATGCAGGGGGTGTTGCTCTTCGACCGGAGCGGTCACCGACCGCAGCTGACCGAGATCGGGCGCGTGCTCGTCGAGCAGGCGCGGCTGGTGCTGGCGAGCGCGACCCGGTTCGAAGCGGTGGCGGCAAGCACGCGCGCGGGGCTGGAGCCCGAACTCGCGCTCGCGATCGATCCCCTGGTGCCGACGGCGCCGCTGATCGAAAGTCTGCGCGCGCTCAGCGGCACCTTTCCCGCTCTTCCGGTCAGCTTCTCGACGGAGGGGCTCGGCGGTTCGTTGCGGCGCCTGCGCAACGGCTCGGCCGCCTTGGCGATCTGCCTGCTCCTACCTGCCGTTCCCGACGATATCGTCGCCTACCCGCTGCTCCGGATCGGGTTGCTGCCCGTGGCGGCGCCCGCGCATCCGCTCGCTTCGCTCGGGCGGTCGGCTACGCGGGCTGACCTGGAGCCGCACGTCCAGCTCGTGCTCACGGATCCAGTCGAGCCCGGCGGCGAGAATTATGGGCTTCTAAGCGCGAGACTATGGCGCTTCGTCGATCTTGGACGGCGTCTCGACTTCCTGCTTGCCGGCTTCGGGTGGTGTCGCATGCCCGAGCATCTCGTCGCCGAACCGATCGCTGCCGGCCGGCTGACGCTGCTCCACATCGATCAGGATACGACTCCGCGCGACGGGCTGACGATCTATGCGGCCCACAGACGTGATCGAATGCTCGGTCCCGCCGGGCGCTGGCTGCTCGAGGACCTGAGACGCCGCCTCGAGATCGAGCGAGCCCCTGGCGCTCGACCTGAAGCTCGCCATCGGTAA
- a CDS encoding FMN-dependent NADH-azoreductase: MSKLLIVETSPRGDQSISRNMTRRFVAEWRAAHPGGEVAERDLMETELPFVTAPWLQAYFTPPEQHSPGMKEALRLSDELVAELLAADHLVIATPVYNYNVPAALKAWIDHIVRKGLTLGYDGQGLVTGKKATILLASGGVYTEESPIRNRDIATQYLRLILNVIGITDVTIVAGGGAKVVDMGKETMDGFLARIEPDIERAASS, from the coding sequence ATGTCCAAGCTTCTCATCGTCGAGACCAGCCCGCGCGGTGACCAGTCCATCTCGCGCAACATGACCCGCCGCTTCGTCGCCGAATGGCGAGCCGCGCATCCAGGCGGCGAAGTGGCCGAACGCGACCTCATGGAGACCGAGCTCCCGTTCGTCACCGCGCCCTGGCTTCAGGCCTATTTCACGCCGCCCGAGCAGCACTCGCCAGGAATGAAGGAGGCGCTCCGGCTGTCGGACGAGCTCGTCGCGGAGCTGCTTGCCGCCGACCACCTCGTCATCGCCACGCCGGTCTACAACTACAACGTGCCGGCGGCCTTGAAGGCGTGGATCGATCACATCGTGCGCAAGGGGCTGACGCTTGGCTACGATGGGCAAGGCCTCGTCACGGGCAAGAAGGCGACGATACTGCTCGCCTCGGGCGGCGTTTATACCGAAGAGTCGCCGATCCGGAATCGCGACATCGCGACGCAGTATCTGCGCCTGATCCTGAACGTGATCGGCATCACCGACGTGACGATCGTCGCGGGCGGGGGCGCGAAGGTCGTCGACATGGGCAAGGAGACGATGGACGGGTTCCTGGCGAGGATCGAACCCGACATCGAGCGCGCCGCGTCGAGTTAG
- a CDS encoding glycoside hydrolase family 30 beta sandwich domain-containing protein, whose protein sequence is MKTSFVLRVVLPLLGACLFGANASAQNVVIDPSKKHQAIRGFGGMNAPGWIDDLTPAQVDLAFGSDAGQLGLSIMRMRIDPSSSRWNLQVPSAARAHAKGALLLGTPWTPPAYMKSNNSLINGGKLLPQYYEAYATHLLGFASYMANNNAPLYAISLQNEPDWHPDYESAEWSGTDFANFLNAQGARFGTLKVLAAESLNFNPAMTDPILNNATTSQHLDIVGGHLYGVQPKDYPLARSKGKELWMTEHFTDNTDANVWPSALEVGSELHKSMVANYSGYIWWYIRRSYGLISENGSVSKRGYVMSQFARFVRPGSVRIGATEKPYSDVYATAYETPDGKIVLVVVNTSTQHRGLNVSVPSGRVARFTKYSTSSSLNVGYGGGYQAQNGAASFYVDPQSIATFVGEATASATGASEGASSLTPSRGDQ, encoded by the coding sequence ATGAAAACGTCATTCGTACTACGGGTGGTCTTGCCTCTGCTGGGTGCATGTCTTTTCGGTGCGAACGCATCGGCGCAGAACGTCGTCATCGATCCATCGAAAAAGCATCAGGCCATTCGCGGCTTCGGCGGCATGAATGCTCCGGGCTGGATCGACGATCTGACGCCGGCCCAGGTCGATCTGGCCTTCGGCAGCGACGCCGGCCAGCTCGGCCTGTCGATCATGCGGATGCGCATCGACCCGTCGAGTTCCAGGTGGAATCTACAGGTGCCCTCAGCCGCGCGCGCGCATGCCAAGGGAGCGCTCCTGCTGGGGACGCCGTGGACGCCTCCTGCCTACATGAAGTCGAACAACAGCCTGATCAACGGCGGCAAACTGTTGCCCCAGTACTACGAGGCCTATGCGACGCACCTGCTCGGTTTCGCCAGCTACATGGCCAACAACAACGCGCCGCTGTACGCGATCTCTTTGCAGAATGAGCCCGACTGGCACCCGGACTACGAGTCGGCGGAGTGGAGTGGGACCGACTTCGCCAATTTCCTGAATGCCCAGGGCGCCAGGTTCGGCACGCTGAAGGTGTTGGCCGCCGAGTCGCTGAACTTCAACCCGGCGATGACCGATCCAATCCTCAACAACGCCACCACCAGCCAGCACCTGGACATCGTCGGCGGCCACCTGTACGGCGTGCAGCCGAAGGACTATCCGCTGGCTCGGAGCAAAGGCAAGGAACTGTGGATGACCGAGCACTTCACCGACAACACCGATGCCAATGTCTGGCCGTCGGCATTGGAGGTGGGCAGCGAACTGCACAAGAGCATGGTCGCCAACTACAGCGGGTACATCTGGTGGTACATCCGACGCAGCTACGGCCTGATCTCGGAGAACGGCAGTGTCAGCAAGCGCGGTTATGTGATGTCCCAGTTCGCGCGCTTTGTCCGGCCCGGCTCCGTGCGCATCGGTGCCACCGAGAAACCGTATTCGGACGTTTACGCGACCGCGTATGAGACGCCGGACGGCAAGATCGTGCTCGTCGTCGTCAACACCAGCACGCAGCACCGAGGCCTCAACGTCAGCGTGCCGAGCGGTCGCGTGGCCAGGTTCACCAAGTACAGCACCTCGTCGAGCCTGAACGTCGGCTACGGCGGCGGCTATCAGGCCCAGAATGGCGCGGCGTCGTTCTATGTCGATCCGCAGAGCATCGCCACGTTCGTCGGCGAGGCCACCGCGAGCGCGACCGGCGCGTCCGAGGGCGCATCGTCCCTCACTCCGTCACGCGGCGACCAATAG
- a CDS encoding non-reducing end alpha-L-arabinofuranosidase family hydrolase, translating to MVTGTEAQTNGSFDPGRAASGIEAARPSTMTMGTAMRGIRWCAVLAATTLCLSSATAAASAVVRPSTDSTQGVATAAAFPSSFRWSSSGVLIGPKSDASHNIVAVKDPTVVRYNNKWHVFASTASSTGGYNMMYTGFADWSQASSASQYYLDRSAIGAGYRAAPQVFWFAPQNRWYLVYQTGLPSYSTTTDIERPETWSAPRNFQNSMPDIIRSNIGNGYWVDFWVICDALNCYLFSSDDNGHLYRAQTTVANFPNGFTNTVMVLQDSNKYALWEASNIYKIKGTNTYLLLVEAIGSDGKRYFRSWTANGITGSWTPLAATESNPFARANNVTFPSGAWSADISHGEMIRSGIDQTMEIDPCRLQYLYQGKNPSAGGDYNLLPWKLGLLTQTNSSC from the coding sequence ATGGTGACTGGGACTGAAGCTCAGACGAATGGCAGTTTTGACCCAGGTCGGGCTGCATCGGGCATCGAGGCGGCTCGCCCATCAACGATGACGATGGGGACTGCAATGAGAGGAATACGCTGGTGCGCGGTGCTCGCCGCGACCACTCTTTGCCTGAGTAGCGCCACCGCCGCGGCTTCCGCCGTGGTTCGACCGTCCACGGACTCAACCCAAGGGGTGGCCACTGCGGCCGCGTTCCCATCAAGTTTCCGCTGGTCGTCCAGCGGGGTGTTGATCGGCCCGAAGTCCGACGCGTCGCACAACATCGTCGCGGTCAAGGATCCGACCGTGGTGCGCTACAACAACAAGTGGCACGTGTTCGCCTCGACCGCCAGTTCGACCGGCGGCTACAACATGATGTACACCGGCTTCGCCGACTGGTCGCAGGCGTCCTCGGCGTCTCAGTACTACCTGGACCGCTCGGCGATCGGCGCCGGGTACCGCGCGGCGCCGCAGGTGTTCTGGTTCGCGCCGCAGAACCGCTGGTATCTGGTCTACCAGACCGGTTTGCCGTCGTACTCCACTACCACCGACATCGAGAGGCCCGAGACGTGGTCGGCGCCGCGGAACTTCCAGAACTCGATGCCCGACATCATCCGTAGCAACATCGGCAACGGGTACTGGGTGGACTTCTGGGTCATCTGTGACGCCTTGAACTGCTACCTGTTCTCCTCCGACGACAACGGCCATCTCTACCGCGCGCAGACCACGGTGGCCAACTTCCCCAACGGGTTCACCAACACCGTGATGGTGTTGCAGGACTCCAACAAGTACGCGCTGTGGGAGGCGTCGAACATCTACAAGATCAAGGGCACCAACACCTATCTGCTGCTCGTCGAGGCGATCGGCAGTGACGGCAAGCGTTACTTCCGGTCGTGGACCGCCAATGGCATCACCGGTTCGTGGACACCGTTGGCGGCAACGGAGAGCAACCCGTTCGCGCGCGCGAACAACGTCACGTTCCCGTCGGGTGCCTGGAGCGCTGACATCAGCCACGGAGAGATGATCCGCTCCGGCATCGACCAGACGATGGAGATCGACCCGTGCCGCCTGCAGTACCTCTACCAGGGCAAGAACCCCTCGGCGGGCGGTGACTACAACCTGCTGCCCTGGAAGCTCGGGCTCCTCACCCAGACCAACTCCTCCTGCTGA
- a CDS encoding amidohydrolase family protein — MLISSGRISAVGPRSEVEIPAGATVLDTSGQTLLAGFWNSHVHFTEPWGQDAAALPTSELEQHLRDMLLRHGFVHVVDTGSFPEATLALRRRIEAGELAGPSIITAGAPLVTVEGTPRYVPVKLPELRTPEQARVLVREQLAGGTDAIKLFTCSLTERKPFPVMPLAIVQAVTEEAHAHGKPVFAHPTNAAGLSAAVEGGVDVVVHTAPMAGPLPDALHEAMVRRKVALVPTLSLFEWELKRANEAPAVLERFTQVGAEQVRHHARLGGRILFGTDVGYMTDDDPRREYVLLRGAGLELRDILASLTTNPAKQFGREARTGRLAPGLDADVVVIDGDPSRDIEALGNVRLVLRQGKIVYPLSPMPRSLARPGSP, encoded by the coding sequence GTGCTGATCTCCTCGGGGCGGATCTCCGCGGTGGGGCCCCGGTCGGAGGTGGAGATTCCAGCGGGGGCGACCGTCCTCGACACCTCGGGCCAGACACTGTTGGCCGGATTCTGGAACAGCCATGTTCACTTCACCGAGCCGTGGGGGCAGGACGCGGCGGCCCTACCCACGTCCGAGCTCGAGCAGCACCTGCGGGACATGCTGCTGCGCCACGGCTTCGTCCATGTCGTCGATACCGGCTCGTTCCCGGAGGCCACGCTGGCCCTGAGGCGGCGCATCGAGGCCGGCGAGCTGGCCGGCCCCAGCATCATCACCGCGGGAGCCCCACTGGTCACGGTGGAGGGCACGCCTCGGTACGTTCCGGTGAAGCTGCCGGAACTCCGGACGCCGGAGCAGGCCAGGGTGCTCGTGAGGGAGCAGCTCGCGGGAGGCACGGATGCCATCAAGCTCTTCACCTGCTCCCTCACGGAACGCAAACCCTTTCCGGTGATGCCGCTCGCCATCGTCCAGGCGGTGACCGAGGAAGCGCATGCGCACGGCAAGCCCGTCTTCGCGCACCCGACGAACGCGGCGGGACTGAGCGCGGCCGTGGAGGGAGGCGTGGACGTGGTGGTGCACACGGCGCCGATGGCCGGCCCGCTGCCGGACGCTCTCCACGAGGCCATGGTGCGCCGGAAGGTGGCGCTCGTGCCGACGCTCTCCCTGTTCGAGTGGGAGCTGAAGCGCGCCAACGAGGCGCCCGCCGTGCTCGAGCGCTTCACCCAGGTGGGGGCCGAGCAGGTCCGCCACCACGCCCGGCTCGGAGGCCGCATCCTCTTCGGCACGGACGTGGGCTACATGACCGACGACGATCCACGGCGAGAGTACGTACTGCTGAGGGGGGCGGGGCTCGAGCTGCGCGACATCCTGGCGAGCCTGACGACGAACCCCGCGAAACAGTTCGGCCGGGAAGCGCGGACCGGCCGGCTCGCTCCGGGACTGGATGCGGATGTGGTGGTCATCGACGGAGACCCGTCCCGGGACATCGAGGCGCTCGGCAACGTGCGCCTGGTGTTGAGGCAGGGGAAGATCGTCTACCCACTGTCTCCGATGCCGAGATCCCTGGCCAGGCCGGGCTCTCCGTGA
- a CDS encoding isocitrate lyase/PEP mutase family protein — protein MKTRHDEVFHALHAEGLLMLSNCWDAGSARIAEAVGSKALATSSAAVAWSHGFADGSRLPTDLLLATVKGIKRVSELPLSVDIEDGYASEPERVAALVTELLRGGVVGINIEDGTEAPELLCRKIAATRRAAAAAGVNLYINARTDVYLRPLVDAGARVAETLRRAQLYKEAGASGLFVPGVREEADMSAIAAGCTLPLNVLVRPGFPSPERLAQLGVRRLSAGSDISETMFSFVSNSMRHFLQNGEILTPPAPALNYPGLNALMARQA, from the coding sequence ATGAAAACCCGTCACGACGAAGTGTTCCATGCCCTGCATGCAGAAGGTTTGTTGATGCTGTCCAACTGCTGGGATGCGGGGAGCGCCCGCATTGCCGAAGCGGTTGGCAGCAAGGCGCTTGCCACGAGCAGCGCCGCCGTGGCGTGGTCGCATGGCTTTGCGGACGGCAGCAGACTGCCGACCGACTTGCTGCTGGCGACCGTGAAGGGCATCAAGCGCGTGAGCGAACTGCCCCTGAGTGTCGATATCGAGGACGGCTATGCGTCGGAACCGGAGCGCGTGGCCGCGCTGGTGACGGAACTGCTGCGGGGAGGCGTGGTCGGCATCAACATCGAAGACGGCACCGAAGCGCCTGAACTGCTGTGCCGGAAAATCGCTGCGACGCGCCGGGCAGCAGCGGCTGCTGGCGTGAACCTGTACATCAATGCCCGCACCGATGTTTATCTGCGCCCGCTGGTCGACGCGGGTGCTCGGGTGGCGGAAACGTTGCGTCGCGCACAGCTCTACAAGGAAGCTGGCGCCAGCGGCCTGTTCGTGCCTGGAGTGCGCGAGGAAGCCGACATGTCCGCCATCGCCGCGGGTTGCACGCTGCCGCTGAATGTGCTGGTGCGACCGGGCTTCCCGTCGCCAGAACGTCTCGCGCAACTGGGCGTACGGCGCCTCAGCGCGGGATCCGATATCTCGGAGACGATGTTCAGCTTTGTCTCGAACTCCATGCGGCACTTCCTGCAAAACGGCGAAATCCTTACGCCACCGGCGCCGGCGCTGAACTATCCCGGCCTGAATGCGCTGATGGCGCGTCAGGCCTGA
- a CDS encoding DUF2325 domain-containing protein, translated as MSSEPRSRDHDKREQTNRTVLVIGGSGGMSDRYRDVVEGRGWSLRHYENRLPPGARRDLGKVALVVIIVSMVSHALRDQVRSLAVDGAPIVYLRSASVSALRGLVEQLPREQRDDILLRDRRSASTPRASRYITSSTYDPD; from the coding sequence ATGTCCTCAGAGCCTCGATCTCGCGATCATGACAAGAGAGAGCAGACGAACCGCACGGTGCTTGTTATCGGCGGCAGCGGGGGAATGTCGGATCGCTACCGTGACGTCGTGGAAGGGCGCGGCTGGTCGCTGCGCCATTACGAAAACCGGCTGCCGCCGGGAGCGCGGCGCGATCTCGGCAAGGTCGCGCTCGTGGTGATCATCGTGAGCATGGTCTCCCACGCGCTCCGCGATCAGGTGCGGAGCCTCGCGGTGGACGGCGCGCCCATCGTCTATCTTCGCAGCGCCTCCGTCTCCGCGCTGCGCGGGCTCGTCGAGCAATTGCCGCGTGAGCAGCGAGACGACATCCTCTTGAGGGATCGACGGTCAGCGTCGACGCCTCGAGCGAGTAGATACATCACCTCTTCGACGTATGACCCTGATTGA
- a CDS encoding anti-sigma factor family protein, whose product MDCPDETTLSDFLEGLLEVEHRVRVLEHMEGCSECQLLVALSSLKQGRSRDWRRRAPPLPRRWRSRGRSAHPVWTGPGCCAGRSPWACCRAGRRTSSSLRTGRPRRSPRRRGSTSYRSTCSLNQGHTSKR is encoded by the coding sequence ATGGACTGCCCGGACGAGACCACACTGAGCGACTTCCTCGAGGGGCTGCTCGAGGTGGAGCACCGGGTGCGCGTCCTGGAGCACATGGAGGGCTGCTCCGAGTGCCAGCTGCTGGTGGCCTTGAGCTCCCTCAAGCAGGGGCGGAGCCGGGACTGGAGGAGGAGAGCCCCGCCTTTGCCGCGACGGTGGAGGAGCCGAGGAAGGAGCGCACACCCCGTTTGGACTGGGCCGGGCTGCTGCGCAGGACGTTCGCCCTGGGCATGTTGCCGGGCCGGAAGACGTACCAGCTCTTCGCTTCGCACTGGCCGACCTCGACGCAGTCCGAGGCGCCGCGGCTCAACGAGCTACCGAAGCACGTGTTCTCTCAATCAGGGTCATACGTCGAAGAGGTGA